Proteins from a genomic interval of Clostridium cochlearium:
- the yunB gene encoding sporulation protein YunB has translation MFSSIIFLYKLDKIISPIILNAADIEMKNKTTEIINKTVLENCEKNFVYNEIINIYKDESGNINMIKADTIKLNKLACDVALDSQNKLKDFGTRGVKLPASYIFKNNIISFFGPSIKVKMQPIGYTETKYISDFTSAGINQTNHKISMEVITNVRIIIPLNSKDIEVKKQVPISETIIVGRVPESSINMEIGETTFKTRYYPLEDFHIKKHN, from the coding sequence GTGTTTTCATCAATAATATTTTTATATAAATTAGATAAAATAATATCTCCTATAATATTAAATGCTGCAGATATAGAAATGAAAAATAAGACTACTGAAATAATAAATAAAACTGTACTAGAAAATTGTGAGAAAAATTTTGTTTATAATGAAATAATAAATATATACAAAGATGAATCAGGAAATATAAATATGATAAAAGCGGATACAATAAAATTAAATAAATTAGCTTGTGATGTGGCACTAGATTCTCAAAATAAATTAAAAGATTTTGGAACTAGAGGAGTTAAGCTTCCTGCAAGTTATATATTTAAAAACAATATAATATCTTTCTTTGGACCTAGTATAAAAGTTAAGATGCAGCCTATAGGATATACAGAAACAAAATACATTTCTGATTTCACTAGTGCAGGAATAAATCAAACAAACCATAAAATTTCAATGGAGGTAATTACCAATGTTAGAATAATAATACCCTTAAATAGTAAAGATATAGAAGTGAAAAAGCAGGTGCCTATTTCTGAAACTATAATAGTAGGAAGAGTGCCAGAAAGCTCTATAAATATGGAGATAGGAGAAACTACTTTTAAAACTAGATATTATCCATTAGAAGATTTTCATATTAAAAAACATAATTAG
- the spoVAD gene encoding stage V sporulation protein AD, whose translation MSKKIGKQTLKLDTKPRLISTYSIVGPKEGEGPLNMYFDKIIQDDLAGKDSFEKAESNLLYTAVIESIKSANLKEDDIDILFAGDLLNQLSSSSFAARDMNIPFIGLYGACSTMSESLAMAAMTIDGNFANNVVAATSSHFSSAERQFRYPLEFGAQRHPSAQWTVTGSGATVLSREGNFPYITYVTIGKVKDYGITDVNNMGAAMAPAAVSTICNHFKDTGRTPKDYDVIATGDLGKVGKKITLELLKDNGYDITSNYIDCGEEIFNNEEQGTSSGGSGCGCSAVVFCGYLYKKLMEGKFKRILLVSTGALLSTTSSLQGESIPGIAHAISIEYGTGGK comes from the coding sequence TTGAGCAAAAAAATAGGAAAACAAACATTAAAATTAGATACAAAGCCTAGATTAATATCTACGTATAGTATAGTGGGACCTAAAGAAGGAGAAGGACCATTAAACATGTATTTTGATAAAATAATCCAAGATGATTTAGCTGGCAAAGATAGTTTTGAAAAGGCAGAAAGTAATTTATTATATACTGCAGTAATAGAAAGCATAAAAAGTGCAAATTTAAAGGAAGATGATATAGATATTTTGTTTGCAGGAGATTTACTTAACCAATTGTCCTCTTCTAGTTTTGCAGCAAGAGATATGAATATACCATTTATAGGACTTTATGGGGCGTGTTCAACTATGTCAGAATCTTTAGCTATGGCTGCTATGACTATAGATGGAAATTTTGCCAATAATGTTGTAGCGGCAACATCGTCCCACTTCTCATCAGCGGAAAGACAATTTAGATATCCTCTAGAATTTGGAGCACAAAGACATCCATCGGCTCAATGGACAGTAACGGGCTCTGGAGCAACAGTGTTGAGTAGAGAAGGAAATTTTCCTTATATAACATATGTTACTATAGGAAAAGTAAAAGACTATGGAATAACAGATGTAAATAATATGGGAGCAGCTATGGCACCAGCAGCTGTTTCTACTATATGCAATCATTTTAAAGATACAGGTAGAACACCAAAAGATTATGATGTAATAGCTACAGGAGATTTAGGTAAAGTAGGTAAAAAAATAACTTTAGAGTTACTAAAAGATAATGGTTATGACATAACATCAAATTATATAGATTGTGGTGAAGAAATTTTTAATAATGAAGAACAAGGAACTTCATCTGGAGGAAGTGGTTGTGGATGTTCAGCAGTAGTATTTTGTGGATATCTTTATAAAAAGCTTATGGAAGGAAAATTTAAAAGAATACTACTTGTATCTACAGGAGCGCTTTTGAGTACAACTTCTTCTTTACAGGGAGAGAGTATTCCAGGAATAGCTCATGCCATTTCCATAGAATATGGTACTGGAGGTAAATGA
- the spoIIAA gene encoding anti-sigma F factor antagonist — MNINFNKIDDKLIAEINGELDHHSAEEVRSKIDDRLSRDNINKLIMDFSGVTFMDSSGIGVVIGRFKKLSYEDGVVCLINVRENIKRVFELSGMFKIINIFNTLEEALENI, encoded by the coding sequence TTGAATATAAACTTTAATAAAATTGATGACAAGCTAATAGCTGAAATAAATGGTGAATTAGATCATCATAGTGCGGAAGAAGTAAGAAGCAAAATCGATGATAGACTCTCTAGAGACAATATAAATAAATTAATAATGGATTTTTCAGGAGTGACTTTTATGGACAGCTCAGGTATAGGAGTTGTAATTGGAAGATTTAAGAAATTATCCTATGAAGATGGAGTAGTATGCCTTATCAATGTTAGAGAAAATATTAAAAGGGTGTTTGAGTTGTCTGGTATGTTTAAAATAATAAATATATTTAATACCTTAGAAGAAGCTTTGGAGAATATTTAA
- the pdaA gene encoding delta-lactam-biosynthetic de-N-acetylase, protein MKKVISILIIFSFISLTTTSCSADHSYNDEENKTKVETAMDNEDKKQDIKDDENKEQNIEKEIDNNKISDEDKKNTEKDNIDSSKNTSSKSSLETKERDWFFEPKKDGSPSTVPSDVENVIKNHSTYFLGDTSEKVIYLTFDEGYENGYTGKILDVLKANNVKAAFFVVTPYIKTNKDLIKRMVDEGHLVCNHSVHHPSMAQVALKGKEKFKEEFTGVEEIFKEVTGKEMPKFFRPPMGKYSELSLAYTKELGYKTIFWSFAYNDWNVDKQPDPESAKKRIVDKAHNGAIYLLHAVSKTNTEILDSVIKELKAKGFRFASLEELK, encoded by the coding sequence GTGAAAAAAGTTATAAGTATTTTAATTATATTTTCTTTTATATCTTTAACTACAACCTCTTGTTCCGCTGATCATTCATATAATGATGAAGAAAATAAAACCAAAGTGGAAACTGCTATGGATAATGAAGATAAAAAACAAGATATAAAAGATGATGAAAATAAAGAACAGAACATAGAAAAAGAAATAGATAATAATAAAATTTCTGATGAAGATAAAAAAAATACTGAAAAAGACAACATAGATAGCAGTAAAAATACTTCTAGTAAATCATCTTTAGAAACTAAGGAAAGAGATTGGTTTTTTGAACCTAAAAAAGATGGTTCTCCTTCTACAGTACCTAGTGATGTAGAAAATGTAATTAAAAATCATTCTACTTACTTTTTAGGAGATACCAGTGAAAAAGTAATTTACTTAACCTTTGATGAGGGATACGAAAATGGGTACACAGGTAAAATTTTAGATGTACTTAAAGCAAACAATGTAAAAGCTGCCTTCTTTGTAGTTACACCCTATATAAAAACTAATAAAGATTTAATTAAACGTATGGTGGATGAAGGTCATTTAGTTTGTAATCACTCCGTTCATCATCCTTCAATGGCACAGGTTGCCTTAAAAGGTAAAGAAAAATTCAAAGAAGAATTCACAGGAGTTGAAGAAATTTTTAAAGAGGTAACTGGCAAAGAAATGCCTAAATTCTTCAGACCTCCTATGGGTAAGTATAGTGAACTTTCCCTAGCTTATACCAAGGAATTAGGATACAAGACTATATTTTGGAGTTTTGCTTATAATGATTGGAACGTTGATAAACAACCAGATCCTGAAAGCGCAAAAAAGCGTATAGTAGATAAAGCTCATAATGGTGCAATTTATTTACTACATGCTGTATCTAAAACTAATACAGAAATATTGGATTCTGTTATAAAAGAGCTAAAAGCAAAAGGCTTTAGATTTGCTTCATTAGAAGAGTTAAAATAA
- the sigF gene encoding RNA polymerase sporulation sigma factor SigF: protein MSEGVVKKDSYDYDDNILLLEKIKNGDNKAIDKLVELNLPLVATISKKFLNRGYDYEDIYQVGCVGLVKAINNFDSSYNVKFSTYAVPMIMGEIKRFIRDDGIIKVSRSLKIMSRKLYYHRETLCKKLGREPTIEELSEYTGVEVEEIVYAMESSSNMQYLHDVIHQDDGAPITLMDKISDNYSEDTDLINKLALKEAIGKLDAKSRQIIMLRYFKDKTQVDVAKMLGISQVQVSRIEKRVLKAMREKLDNW, encoded by the coding sequence ATGAGTGAGGGAGTAGTAAAAAAGGATAGTTATGACTATGATGATAATATTTTATTACTAGAAAAAATTAAAAATGGGGATAATAAAGCTATAGATAAATTAGTGGAACTAAATTTACCATTGGTAGCCACTATAAGTAAAAAGTTTTTAAATAGAGGATATGACTATGAAGATATATATCAGGTAGGTTGTGTTGGACTGGTAAAAGCTATTAATAATTTCGATTCAAGCTATAATGTTAAGTTTTCTACTTATGCTGTACCTATGATAATGGGAGAGATTAAAAGATTTATAAGAGATGATGGCATAATAAAAGTAAGTAGAAGTTTGAAGATAATGTCTAGAAAACTGTATTACCATAGAGAAACTCTATGTAAAAAATTAGGTAGAGAACCAACTATAGAAGAATTATCTGAATACACAGGGGTAGAAGTAGAAGAAATTGTTTATGCAATGGAATCTTCTAGTAATATGCAATATTTACATGATGTAATTCACCAAGATGATGGAGCACCTATAACTCTTATGGATAAAATAAGTGATAATTATTCAGAAGATACCGATTTAATAAATAAATTAGCTTTAAAAGAGGCAATAGGTAAATTAGATGCTAAGTCAAGGCAAATTATAATGCTTAGGTACTTTAAAGATAAAACTCAAGTAGATGTAGCAAAAATGTTAGGTATAAGCCAGGTACAAGTATCTAGGATAGAAAAAAGAGTATTAAAGGCTATGAGAGAAAAATTGGATAACTGGTAA
- the spoIIAB gene encoding anti-sigma F factor has product MFDNMMKLEILSKSENESFARATVAAFASQLDPTLDELTDIKTAVSEAVTNSIIHGYENKGDKTIKIEAYIKGKELTVIIWDEGIGIENVNLAMQPLYTSRPDLERSGMGFTVMQSFMDELEVKSEKNKGTKIIMKKIFNN; this is encoded by the coding sequence ATGTTTGATAATATGATGAAATTAGAGATTTTAAGTAAATCAGAAAATGAAAGCTTTGCTAGGGCCACAGTAGCAGCCTTTGCATCTCAACTAGACCCTACTTTAGATGAATTAACAGACATAAAAACAGCTGTTTCAGAAGCAGTTACTAATTCTATCATTCATGGATACGAAAATAAAGGAGATAAAACTATAAAAATTGAAGCTTACATAAAGGGAAAGGAATTGACAGTCATAATATGGGACGAGGGTATAGGAATAGAAAATGTAAATTTAGCAATGCAGCCACTATATACCTCAAGACCAGATTTGGAGAGATCAGGTATGGGCTTTACTGTTATGCAATCATTTATGGATGAATTAGAAGTTAAATCAGAAAAAAATAAGGGTACGAAAATTATTATGAAAAAAATTTTTAATAATTAA
- a CDS encoding transglycosylase domain-containing protein, with protein sequence MANVRKRKKKKNGHKALRLTLITLLMIFLFSCVAGAGVGLAMIKAAPPLNVDKVLNPSEPSVIYDDKDQLVDTVISDTYRTIVSYEEVPNNLKNAFISIEDERFFNHKGIDYKRIFGAFFRNVSNKLKGNSALQGASTITQQLIRNTLLSQEVKIKRKVQEMYLSLQLEKKVSKEQILEAYMNTIPLGGSAYGVEAASKQYFSKSVKDLNLIESAFIAGLPQSPSTFYNAAMSQNNTERYINRTKLVLGKMYEHNYISKEDYDKSISYINENKIPLKTSNISISRLNYEWFSREIIKQVKKDLMDKYKISSTEADKTIMYGGLKIYGTMDKSLQDFSQNTLDNLDGILGINSKDYNGIIQPEASVSIVDYKTGNVKVLIGGRGKQPPLSFNRATEFYRAPGSTIKPLTVYGPAIDTKSSTAATSYDDAPVPEDIGRLYPNGGKPYNPKNSPNIYEGKMTLREALMKSKNVVSVRIEHELGLKTGAEYGKKFGLAIDDSTDSTSISALSLGQLSAKTGVSGTNTLGMASAYGVFGNKGALSKPVVYKKVVDRTGKVLLENKYSSSKVMSPEAAYILYDLLKGPVSYEPGATGSKANFGPMTRGKTGTSNMSADLWFCGLSPYYSASVWIGKDDYSSFTNEFGRYIGSSDAALVWKIIMAEAHKNLEYKTIPKPAGITEAYVCSKSGKIPSSSCPKSSVKLEFFIDGTVPGEICDYHTGIPDDDKEENDDDKNKNEDDDKDEKKDDKDKLKDKIKDKIKGKNKDKNKDKNKDLDKIDNDKEQSNDKNTDVL encoded by the coding sequence ATGGCTAATGTTAGAAAGCGAAAAAAGAAAAAAAATGGACATAAAGCCCTAAGGTTAACCCTTATTACTTTGCTTATGATCTTTTTATTTTCTTGTGTTGCAGGAGCTGGAGTAGGTCTGGCTATGATAAAAGCAGCTCCCCCTTTAAACGTAGATAAGGTTCTAAATCCAAGCGAACCTTCTGTTATATATGATGATAAGGATCAATTGGTTGACACAGTTATATCTGACACTTACAGAACAATAGTTTCTTATGAAGAAGTTCCTAATAATTTAAAAAACGCCTTTATTAGTATAGAAGATGAACGTTTTTTTAATCATAAAGGAATAGATTATAAAAGAATATTTGGAGCTTTCTTTAGAAATGTTTCCAATAAATTAAAGGGTAATTCTGCACTACAAGGTGCCTCTACTATAACTCAGCAACTTATAAGAAATACATTACTTTCCCAAGAGGTTAAAATTAAAAGAAAAGTACAAGAAATGTATTTATCTCTTCAACTAGAAAAGAAAGTAAGCAAGGAGCAAATTCTAGAAGCTTATATGAATACTATACCTTTAGGAGGAAGTGCTTACGGTGTTGAAGCAGCATCTAAACAATATTTTAGTAAAAGTGTTAAGGATTTAAATTTAATTGAAAGCGCATTTATTGCAGGTTTACCTCAGAGTCCATCTACTTTTTACAATGCAGCAATGAGCCAAAACAATACAGAAAGATATATTAACAGGACTAAACTAGTACTAGGTAAAATGTATGAACATAACTATATATCAAAAGAAGACTACGATAAGTCAATATCCTATATAAATGAAAACAAAATTCCTCTTAAAACATCTAATATAAGTATAAGTAGATTAAATTATGAGTGGTTTTCTAGAGAGATTATTAAACAAGTAAAAAAAGATTTAATGGATAAATATAAGATAAGCTCTACAGAAGCAGATAAGACAATAATGTATGGTGGGTTAAAAATATATGGTACTATGGATAAATCTCTGCAGGATTTTTCCCAAAATACTTTAGATAATTTAGATGGAATTTTAGGAATTAATTCAAAAGATTATAATGGAATAATTCAACCTGAAGCTTCTGTATCTATAGTGGATTATAAAACTGGTAACGTGAAAGTTCTTATTGGTGGAAGGGGTAAACAGCCTCCTTTATCCTTTAATAGAGCTACAGAATTTTATAGAGCTCCAGGTTCTACTATAAAACCATTAACTGTTTATGGACCTGCTATCGACACTAAATCTTCTACTGCAGCAACTAGTTATGATGATGCTCCAGTTCCTGAGGATATAGGTAGGCTCTATCCTAATGGTGGAAAGCCTTATAATCCTAAAAACAGTCCAAACATATATGAAGGTAAAATGACATTGAGAGAAGCTTTAATGAAATCCAAAAATGTAGTTTCTGTTAGAATTGAACATGAATTAGGATTAAAAACTGGTGCTGAATATGGTAAAAAATTTGGATTAGCTATAGATGATTCAACAGATAGTACTAGCATTTCTGCTCTTTCTTTAGGTCAGCTAAGTGCTAAAACAGGAGTAAGTGGTACTAATACATTAGGTATGGCATCAGCTTATGGTGTTTTTGGTAATAAAGGTGCTTTATCTAAACCTGTTGTTTATAAAAAGGTAGTTGATAGAACCGGAAAAGTATTGTTAGAAAATAAGTATTCATCTTCTAAGGTTATGTCTCCAGAAGCCGCTTATATACTTTATGATTTATTAAAAGGACCTGTAAGTTATGAGCCAGGTGCTACTGGATCTAAAGCAAACTTTGGACCAATGACTAGAGGTAAAACAGGTACAAGTAATATGTCTGCTGACTTGTGGTTCTGTGGCCTTTCTCCTTATTATTCAGCTTCCGTATGGATAGGAAAAGATGATTACTCCAGTTTTACTAATGAATTTGGTAGATATATAGGAAGTAGCGATGCTGCTTTGGTATGGAAGATTATAATGGCAGAAGCTCATAAAAATCTAGAATATAAAACTATACCAAAACCTGCTGGTATAACAGAAGCATATGTATGTAGTAAATCTGGTAAAATTCCATCATCTTCTTGTCCTAAAAGTAGTGTTAAATTAGAATTCTTCATAGATGGAACTGTCCCTGGAGAAATATGTGATTATCATACTGGTATACCTGATGACGATAAAGAAGAAAATGATGATGACAAAAACAAAAATGAAGATGATGATAAGGATGAAAAGAAAGATGATAAAGATAAATTAAAAGATAAAATCAAAGATAAAATTAAAGGTAAAAACAAGGATAAAAACAAGGATAAAAATAAAGATTTAGATAAAATAGATAATGATAAAGAACAAAGTAATGACAAAAATACAGATGTGCTCTAA
- the spoVAC gene encoding stage V sporulation protein AC — protein sequence MSVKENNMKQKFDTLVKQVQPKKSLLKDCINAFIVGGLICVIGQFFNNYFLSKGISTDDVGTYVSIVMIFIGALLTGIGVYDKIANFAGAGTVVPITGFSNSIVSPAMEFKKEGYVFGVAAKMFTIAGPVLVYGIGSSWIVGLIYYFIKLLS from the coding sequence ATGAGTGTAAAAGAAAATAATATGAAACAAAAATTTGATACCTTAGTAAAACAAGTGCAACCTAAAAAAAGTTTATTAAAGGATTGTATAAATGCGTTTATAGTAGGTGGATTAATATGTGTTATAGGACAATTTTTTAATAATTATTTTTTAAGTAAAGGAATTTCAACAGATGATGTAGGAACATATGTATCTATAGTTATGATTTTTATAGGAGCATTGCTTACAGGCATTGGAGTTTATGATAAAATAGCAAATTTCGCTGGAGCTGGAACTGTTGTACCAATAACAGGTTTTTCTAATTCTATAGTATCACCAGCCATGGAATTTAAAAAAGAAGGATATGTATTTGGAGTAGCAGCAAAAATGTTTACTATAGCAGGACCCGTTTTAGTATATGGAATAGGTTCTTCGTGGATAGTCGGATTAATTTATTATTTTATTAAGTTATTATCGTAA
- the spoVAE gene encoding stage V sporulation protein AE produces MINDYIMAFLVGGAICVIAQILINKTNFTPARILVTFVTIGVILGALNIYDVVVDIGKAGATVPLPGFGFNLAKSTIKEVNEKGFIGIFTGGMKGSAGGITAAIVFGYLMAVIFNPKTKE; encoded by the coding sequence ATGATTAACGATTATATTATGGCGTTCTTAGTAGGTGGAGCAATATGTGTAATAGCTCAAATTCTTATAAATAAAACTAATTTTACTCCAGCTAGAATACTAGTTACATTTGTAACTATAGGAGTAATTTTAGGAGCTCTTAATATATATGATGTAGTTGTGGACATTGGTAAAGCAGGTGCAACAGTTCCACTACCTGGATTTGGTTTTAATTTAGCAAAGTCAACCATAAAAGAGGTAAATGAAAAAGGTTTTATAGGAATTTTTACAGGAGGAATGAAGGGATCTGCTGGAGGTATAACAGCTGCAATAGTTTTTGGGTACTTAATGGCTGTAATATTTAATCCGAAAACAAAAGAGTAA
- a CDS encoding Eco57I restriction-modification methylase domain-containing protein, which yields MNILKDIENLYNVIVQPIDNVYKNIAIENYRKKYNLKENELMRDLYISNVEKKSGVVYTTEKISNYLVRNTIKEQDIINNPYIKIVDPSCGCGNIIFSIFDYLNNIYINNIEEINKKNNLRLSLKGVKRHIVNNNLYAIDIDNLALKILVIDFFYKNYVIFPNIQNKDFLTDNIEEKFNVFIGNPPYIGHKDVGKEYFKNIKENYGEIYINKSDLSYCFFKGSFNKGENDCKITFITSRYFLESESGKNLRRYIANNFYINKIVDFYGIRPFKNIGIDPCIIFLTKIDENNIYNNRKTEIIKPSRGDSKKNEFIENIINNKEIKYRGFLKEVKEFKKDRWLLINEQELNILKKIESKCKISLKEICNSYQGIISGCDKAFIVNRKIIETKRLEKTIIKPWIKSSHIKKTEVENKDMFLIYSNEIKDENKYPNIINHLYEYVDKLKNRRECRNGIRKWYELQWGRKKEIFEGEKIIFPYKSKNNIFVLDKGNYFSADVYCMFIKEDMKYDYEFLTSILNSKIYEFYFQCFGKKLGENLYEYYPNTVMEMKIPDYFKKGFIKEQELYDYFNLTEEEKEIVVNE from the coding sequence ATAAATATTTTAAAAGATATAGAAAATTTATATAATGTAATTGTACAACCAATAGATAATGTTTACAAGAATATAGCTATAGAAAATTATAGAAAAAAGTACAATTTAAAAGAAAATGAACTAATGAGAGATTTGTACATATCTAATGTGGAGAAAAAGAGCGGCGTTGTATATACGACAGAAAAAATATCTAATTATTTGGTAAGAAATACAATAAAAGAACAGGATATAATAAATAATCCTTATATAAAAATAGTAGATCCTTCCTGCGGATGTGGAAATATTATATTTTCTATATTTGATTACTTGAATAATATCTATATAAATAATATAGAAGAAATAAACAAAAAAAATAATTTAAGATTATCTTTAAAAGGAGTAAAAAGACATATAGTTAACAATAATCTATATGCTATAGATATTGATAATTTAGCACTAAAAATACTAGTTATAGATTTTTTTTATAAAAATTATGTAATATTTCCTAATATACAAAATAAAGATTTTTTAACAGATAATATAGAAGAAAAATTTAATGTTTTTATTGGAAATCCACCTTATATAGGACATAAGGACGTAGGAAAAGAATACTTTAAAAATATAAAAGAAAATTATGGAGAAATATATATAAATAAAAGTGATTTATCTTATTGCTTTTTTAAAGGAAGTTTTAATAAGGGAGAAAATGATTGTAAGATAACTTTTATTACTTCTAGATATTTTTTAGAATCAGAAAGTGGAAAAAATTTAAGAAGATACATTGCAAATAATTTTTATATAAATAAAATTGTAGATTTTTATGGCATCAGACCTTTTAAAAATATAGGAATTGACCCCTGTATTATTTTTCTTACTAAAATAGATGAGAATAATATATATAATAATAGAAAAACTGAAATCATAAAACCTAGTAGGGGAGATAGTAAAAAAAATGAATTTATTGAAAATATAATTAATAACAAAGAAATTAAATATAGGGGATTTTTAAAGGAAGTAAAAGAATTTAAAAAAGATAGATGGCTATTAATTAATGAACAAGAATTAAATATATTAAAAAAAATAGAGAGTAAATGTAAAATTTCATTAAAAGAAATATGCAATAGTTATCAGGGAATAATTTCTGGATGTGATAAAGCATTTATAGTAAATAGAAAAATTATAGAAACTAAAAGACTAGAAAAAACTATAATTAAACCTTGGATAAAAAGTAGCCACATAAAAAAAACGGAAGTAGAAAATAAAGATATGTTTTTAATATACTCTAATGAAATAAAAGATGAAAACAAATATCCTAATATAATAAATCATTTATATGAATATGTAGATAAATTAAAAAATAGAAGAGAATGTAGAAATGGAATAAGAAAATGGTATGAACTTCAATGGGGGAGAAAAAAAGAAATTTTTGAAGGGGAGAAAATAATATTTCCCTATAAAAGTAAAAATAATATATTTGTTTTAGATAAGGGAAATTATTTTAGTGCAGATGTATATTGTATGTTTATAAAAGAAGATATGAAATATGACTATGAATTTTTAACATCAATATTAAATAGTAAAATATATGAATTTTACTTTCAATGTTTTGGTAAGAAGTTAGGAGAAAATTTATATGAATACTATCCTAACACTGTTATGGAAATGAAAATACCTGATTATTTTAAAAAAGGATTTATAAAAGAACAAGAATTATATGATTATTTTAATTTAACGGAAGAAGAAAAAGAAATAGTTGTTAATGAATAA
- the speE gene encoding polyamine aminopropyltransferase: MDLWLREGQVSDAVMTYKVKETLVSKKTKYQDLAIVDTYALGRMLVLDGIVQTSIKDEYVYHEMITHIPLYTHPNPKKVLVVGGGDGGTIREILKHPSVEKAVLCEIDEEVIKECKKHLPEISNNALENSRCEVFIGDGIKYVNEHKNEFDVIIIDSTDPFGAAEGLFGGSFYGKISECLTEDGIFVAQTETPFYLPEIVKKVYDDSKAVFPITKLFMAAIPTYPSGYWSFTIGSKKYDPEKAVVPENLPFETKYYTPRLHSASFVLPKFVENLLFADIRE, translated from the coding sequence TTGGATTTATGGCTAAGAGAAGGTCAAGTTTCAGATGCTGTTATGACCTATAAAGTAAAGGAAACCCTTGTTAGTAAAAAAACTAAATACCAAGACCTAGCTATAGTGGATACTTATGCTCTTGGAAGAATGCTTGTTTTAGATGGCATAGTTCAAACTTCTATTAAAGATGAATATGTATACCATGAAATGATAACCCATATCCCTCTTTACACTCATCCAAACCCTAAAAAGGTTTTAGTAGTTGGTGGTGGAGATGGCGGTACCATAAGAGAAATACTAAAGCACCCTTCTGTAGAAAAAGCTGTGCTTTGTGAAATAGATGAAGAAGTAATTAAAGAATGTAAAAAACACCTACCTGAAATAAGCAATAATGCTTTAGAAAATAGCCGTTGTGAAGTTTTCATAGGTGATGGCATAAAATATGTAAACGAACATAAAAATGAATTCGATGTAATAATAATAGATTCTACTGATCCTTTTGGAGCAGCTGAAGGGCTTTTTGGTGGAAGTTTTTATGGTAAAATATCAGAATGTCTAACAGAGGATGGTATATTTGTAGCTCAAACAGAAACTCCTTTCTATTTACCTGAAATAGTAAAAAAAGTTTATGATGATTCTAAAGCAGTATTCCCAATTACAAAATTGTTCATGGCTGCTATTCCTACCTATCCATCAGGCTATTGGAGTTTTACTATTGGTTCAAAAAAGTATGATCCTGAAAAAGCAGTAGTTCCTGAAAATTTACCTTTTGAAACTAAATATTACACTCCAAGGTTACATTCCGCATCTTTTGTTTTGCCTAAATTTGTGGAAAACCTTTTATTCGCTGATATTAGAGAATAA